The following coding sequences lie in one Pseudomonas sp. SL4(2022) genomic window:
- a CDS encoding DUF2218 domain-containing protein: protein MQLHTSAYVATSTPARYISRLCKHFAHKIPVSFDDQQGRIEFDIGTSTLQASAEGLTLRVESSNADHLLKLQQVIASHFERFAWKEALNLEWR from the coding sequence GCCTATGTCGCCACCAGCACTCCGGCCCGCTATATCAGCCGCCTGTGCAAGCACTTTGCGCACAAAATCCCGGTGAGTTTCGATGACCAGCAAGGCCGTATCGAATTCGACATCGGCACCAGCACCCTGCAGGCCAGTGCCGAGGGCCTGACCTTGCGGGTGGAAAGCAGCAATGCCGATCACCTGCTGAAACTGCAGCAGGTGATCGCCAGCCACTTCGAACGTTTCGCCTGGAAAGAAGCGCTGAATCTGGAGTGGCGCTGA